One Oryza glaberrima chromosome 11, OglaRS2, whole genome shotgun sequence genomic region harbors:
- the LOC127753717 gene encoding putative disease resistance RPP13-like protein 1, whose amino-acid sequence MAGLFASLAVRRALDTLTSFLPASLVASSSSGAARAREEQDLEDLRMLERTMRRIHATLNDAEQLWDIREETTKLQLKELKELAYDMEDVVDEYEYEVNRCKVEALELSASAASNKRKHQTENEALLHDLGIVAVPEELATKTRKLIERFHEIKYYSDNFTLTDNDGERRVAPNIGSFQKTSSVVFEKSILGREKDKDKIVEKLLSMGGDNIASPIFVLAIVGMGGIGKTTLAQLVYNDSKMRESIDKHAWVCVSQPFDVTNITKSIISSLKKDRCDLSELAILQEILLRQIKGKKVFLVLDDVWNERSDFWELLCIPMRSTKLCNIVVTTRSESVARLVQTMPDFYSLNCLSSYDSWLLFKQFAFPNQDSGTPANLVEIGRDIVRKCKGLPLAIKTVGSMLHCEANETAWRNVAESELWDLEQIQNEILPSLHLSYKHMPLYLKRCFAALSLFPKDYQLEDSLVVHLWEYLDLLQSDRNDIENKTGYLYFNELVQRSFLQEYDAFRYTMHDLFHDLACFLAGEDFFRLEGKILTEIPPNTRYMSLFINCRIDETLVAPISLRSFVIFGKTGFGDFMDVDTFLLNCKKLRNLSMVCKPSMAFPDFIGGLKLLRRLSVLPPLFGFKIIRCTTMPQLYNLHDLHLNGTHAVLGFGKLIKLQTLEVYVTRYGCNCNIRELRNLNEVRNLTIYGLDNVAHIEDASKAQLQNKRHLESLSLQFSNVILDCGHVLEPKPVAVSHEKVLHNLRPHHNLRKLHIYGYNSPIFPSWLGNASFLNMTELDLQCSECHKLPTLGELPSLRFLRLAKMKNLQHIGRELCSNVIGVKGFPSLTALSINFMPGWYKWSGVVDGDFSCLRSLTIFDAQKLRSIPLALFMSVITLCLWSCGNLHTFPASHNLIELRITECDGLTELPALPSLVELNIKECPNLCTIGSLPSLLELQIHKCPNLSVVGSLPSLTTINLKDPQLKDEALYSLLNVIDHPSLNCITIICETMADLNLEPQRLSSLKKLRLCCPNLQYCHGLSDLTFLEEIKIWGCPNLPTDGLLQRLQQSLDVQKNAGVYDVAHAVCDVYSF is encoded by the exons ATGGCTGGATTGTTTGCATCTCTGGCTGTTAGGAGGGCGCTCGACACACTCACCTCCTTCCTACCGGCTAGCCTGGTGGCATCCTCCTCGTCAGGAGCTGCTAGGGCAAGGGAGGAGCAGGATCTTGAGGACTTGAGGATGCTGGAGCGCACTATGCGCAGGATCCACGCCACGCTGAACGACGCGGAGCAGCTCTGGGACATCCGCGAGGAAACCACCAAGCTGCAGCTCAAGGAGCTCAAGGAACTCGCATACGACATGGAGGACGTAGTGGACGAGTACGAGTACGAGGTGAACCGCTGCAAGGTCGAGGCTCTGGAGCTGTCTGCGAGCGCCGCCAGCAACAAGCGCAAGCACCAAACG GAAAACGAGGCCTTGTTACATGATTTGGGTATCGTAGCTGTTCCAGAAGAGCTAGCTACTAAAACAAGGAAACTTATTGAAAGATTCCACGAGATCAAATATTATTCTGATAACTTTACTTTAACGGATAATGATGGAGAGAGACGGGTTGCACCTAATATTGGTAGTTTCCAGAAGACTAGCTCTGTTGTTTTTGAGAAGAGCATTCTTGGAAGAGAGAAAGACAAGGACAAAATTGTGGAGAAGTTGTTGTCCATGGGAGGTGACAATATAGCAAGTCCTATTTTTGTCTTAGCTATTGTTGGTATGGGAGGAATAGGCAAGACAACACTGGCACAACTTGTGTATAACGACTCAAAGATGCGTGAGTCCATCGATAAGCATGCATGGGTTTGTGTGTCACAGCCATTTGATGTTACAAACATAACAAAGAGCATCATTAGTTCACTAAAGAAGGACAGGTGTGACTTATCAGAGCTAGCTATTCTTCAGGAGATACTGTTGCGCCAAATCAAGGGAAAGAAAGTTTTTCTTGTGTTGGATGATGTATGGAATGAACGTAGTGATTTCTGGGAACTGTTGTGCATACCTATGAGGAGCACAAAGCTCTGCAACATTGTAGTAACTACTCGCAGTGAGAGTGTTGCAAGGTTGGTGCAGACAATGCCTGATTTCTACTCCCTGAACTGCTTAAGTTCTTATGACAGTTGGTTATTGTTCAAGCAATTTGCGTTTCCTAACCAGGATTCTGGTACTCCAGCAAACCTGGTAGAGATTGGCAGGGACATTGTTAGAAAGTGTAAGGGCCTGCCATTAGCAATTAAAACAGTAGGAAGCATGTTGCACTGTGAAGCTAATGAAACGGCATGGAGAAATGTCGCAGAAAGTGAGCTATGGGACTTGGAGCAGATACAGAATGAAATTTTGCCATCCTTGCATTTGAGCTACAAGCACATGCCTTTGTACCTAAAACGTTGCTTTGCTGCCCTTTCTCTATTTCCAAAAGACTATCAACTTGAAGATTCTTTGGTGGTTCATTTATGGGAATATCTTGACTTGCTTCAAAGTGACCGGAATGATATAGAGAATAAAACTGGATATCTGTATTTCAATGAATTAGTTCAAAGGTCATTTCTTCAAGAATACGATGCTTTCCGCTACACAATGCATGACCTTTTTCATGATCTTGCTTGCTTTCTTGCTGGGGAAGACTTCTTTAGACTTGAAGGGAAGATATTAACTGAGATTCCACCGAATACTCGTTACATGTCTCTATTTATTAATTGCAGAATAGATGAAACTTTGGTTGCTCCAATTTCTTTGAGATCATTTGTAATTTTTGGCAAAactggatttggggattttatGGATGTGGACACATTCCTTTTGAACTGTAAGAAGCTGCGGAACCTTAGCATGGTATGCAAACCCTCGATGGCATTCCCTGACTTCATTGGTGGCCTGAAACTGCTACGACGTTTGTCAGTTCTTCCACCATTATTTGGCTTTAAAATTATAAGATGTACTACTATGCCCCAGCTATATAATCTGCATGACCTTCATTTGAATGGAACTCATGCAGTACTTGGGTTTGGGAAACTGATTAAGCTTCAAACTTTGGAAGTATATGTCACCAGATATGGTTGCAACTGTAACATAAGAGAGCTGAGAAACTTGAACGAAGTAAGGAATCTGACTATATATGGATTGGATAATGTAGCTCACATTGAGGATGCGAGCAAAGCCCAACTACAGAACAAAAGACACCTTGAATCACTGAGTTTACAGTTTTCCAATGTGATATTGGATTGTGGACACGTGCTAGAACCAAAACCTGTTGCAGTATCTCATGAGAAAGTACTTCATAACTTGCGACCACACCACAACCTAAGAAAGCTGCATATATATGGTTATAACAGTCCGATATTCCCCAGTTGGCTAGGTAATGCTTCGTTTCTCAACATGACTGAACTAGATCTGCAATGCTCCGAGTGTCATAAGCTTCCAACGCTTGGTGAGCTACCGTCTCTCAGGTTTCTTAGACTAGCTAAAATGAAGAATTTGCAGCACATTGGCCGGGAGTTGTGCAGTAATGTTATTGGTGTCAAAGGCTTCCCATCGTTGACAGCCTTATCAATTAATTTCATGCCTGGGTGGTATAAGTGGTCTGGGGTGGTAGATGGTGATTTTTCATGTTTGCGGTCCCTTACAATCTTCGATGCTCAGAAACTGAGGTCCATTCCGTTGGCGCTTTTTATGTCCGTGATTACTCTATGCCTATGGAGTTGTGGCAATCTCCACACGTTCCCTGCATCACATAACCTAATAGAGTTGAGAATTACTGAGTGTGATGGCCTAACCGAACTTCCTGCCCTCCCGTCACTTGTGGAATTAAATATAAAGGAATGTCCCAACTTATGTACGATTGGTTCACTCCCATCACTTTTGGAATTACAGATACACAAGTGTCCAAACTTAAGTGTGGTTGGTTCATTGCCCTCACTCACCACCATCAACCTCAAGGATCCACAACTTAAAGATGAGGCATTGTACAGCCTGTTGAATGTCATTGATCACCCCTCGCTCAACTGCATAACAATTATCTGTGAAACCATGGCGGACTTAAATCTTGAGCCACAAAGACTGTCGTCATTGAAGAAGCTCCGATTATGTTGCCCTAATCTCCAGTACTGTCATGGCCTTTCTGATCTCACATTCCTTGAGGAGATAAAGATTTGGGGATGCCCAAATCTCCCTACAGATGGTTTGCTCCAACGACTGCAGCAGTCTCTGGATGTTCAAAAGAACGCAGGAG TTTATGATGTTGCCCATGCAGTTTGTGATGTTTATAGTTTCTGA
- the LOC127753677 gene encoding putative disease resistance protein RGA3: MFSNMKVDGTIQAISDIVPVPSELATRARKIMDMFNEIKDYSSNFSLSENDGVRRSIPDIHQVRQTSSMVFEPSIIGRESIKDTVIEKMLSQNKSSTPESHVSVLAIVGMPGVGKTTLAQLVYNNTEVCKSFDVRVWVCVSENFDEELVKEIQDKRFLLLLDDVWNERRDYWEMFRLSMLKTKLCKIIVTTRHKNVARLVQTMYSCELSCLDPNDSWSLFKQTALLDEEHPNNPCLHEIGKDIVSKCKGLPFAIKTIGSMLRYEPDETKWKDILESDLWDLEQSQNEVLPALELSYKQMPMYLKRCFITLSLFPKDYILHEENVVLLWEPLELLQHGGGANKAKLAVSYISMN, encoded by the exons ATGTTTTCCAacatgaaggttgatggcacgATCCAGGCCATTTCGGACATAGTCCCAGTACCGTCTGAGTTAGCTACTCGAGCAAGGAAAATTATGGACATGTTTAATGAAATTAAAGATTACTCTAGTAACTTCAGTTTGTCTGAGAATGATGGAGTGCGGCGATCTATTCCTGATATTCACCAGGTGCGGCAGACTAGCTCTATGGTATTTGAGCCAAGCATTATCGGCAGAGAAAGTATCAAGGACACTGTAATTGAAAAGATGCTGTCCCAAAACAAAAGCAGTACACCTGAAAGCCATGTTTCAGTCCTGGCCATAGTTGGTATGCCAGGAGTAGGCAAGACAACTCTAGCGCAGCTTGTGTACAACAACACAGAAGTATGCAAATCTTTTGATGTCCGTGTTTGGGTCTGTGTATCAGAGAACTTCGAT GAAGAACTGGTAAAAGAAATTCAGGATAAGAGGTTTTTGCTATTATTGGATGACGTATGGAATGAACGAAGAGACTACTGGGAAATGTTCCGTTTGTCAATGTTGAAAACAAAGCTTTGCAAAATTATAGTAACCACTCGACATAAGAATGTTGCTAGACTGGTTCAAACAATGTATTCCTGTGAATTAAGCTGCTTAGATCCTAATGATAGCTGGTCATTGTTCAAACAAACTGCCCTTTTGGATGAAGAACATCCAAATAATCCATGTCTACACGAAATTGGCAAGGATATTGTTTCGAAGTGTAAAGGGTTGCCGTTCGCAATCAAGACTATTGGAAGCATGTTGCGCTACGAACCAGATGAAACTAAATGGAAGGATATCCTAGAGAGTGATCTATGGGACTTAGAGCAATCACAGAATGAGGTACTGCCAGCACTGGAGCTGAGTTATAAGCAGATGCCCATGTACTTGAAACGATGTTTTATTACCCTCTCCTTGTTTCCAAAAGATTACATACTTCATGAAGAAAATGTGGTTCTTCTGTGGGAGCCACTGGAATTACTTCAACATGGTGGTGGAGCTAACAAGGCAAAACTTGCAGTTTCATATATCTCCATGAATTAG